The proteins below come from a single Candidatus Flexicrinis proximus genomic window:
- a CDS encoding LacI family DNA-binding transcriptional regulator yields MAVTLKDIAKHTGYSITTISRALAGYSDVSPSTRQKVQHAAELLGYQPNLVARHLQSQRTRTIGMVLPLRDQDVTSDFFTELLRGVSDRASQANYDILTSAQMYGSDEEMYAYRRIVGGGRVDGMIVARARRNDPRIAYLKALDFPFAVSGSGGEDDPSDFPHIDVDNQDGIQQATDHLIDLGHRTIGLILPPEEMAYTAQRHHGYQRAASGRHCLRGALCALRRPAACGWVRRRHRSAELLPRNDCHRRLQRPDGDRLDAGHPGVRQACRRRYCRHRVRRHSSRAVCQPAAHNHPPADL; encoded by the coding sequence ATGGCCGTTACGCTTAAAGACATCGCAAAACATACGGGTTATTCAATCACTACCATTTCACGCGCGCTGGCCGGTTACAGCGACGTCAGCCCTTCGACGCGCCAGAAAGTTCAGCACGCAGCAGAGCTTCTGGGCTACCAGCCCAACCTGGTTGCACGCCACCTCCAATCCCAGCGCACGCGCACCATCGGCATGGTCCTCCCCCTCCGCGATCAGGACGTTACCTCTGACTTCTTCACGGAACTTCTGCGCGGCGTGAGCGACAGGGCTTCCCAGGCCAACTATGACATCCTGACCAGCGCGCAGATGTACGGCAGCGATGAGGAAATGTACGCTTACCGCCGGATCGTCGGGGGTGGCCGCGTCGACGGCATGATCGTGGCTCGCGCCCGCCGCAACGATCCCCGCATCGCCTACCTGAAGGCGCTCGATTTTCCGTTTGCGGTTTCCGGCAGCGGTGGCGAGGACGATCCGAGCGACTTCCCCCACATCGATGTCGACAATCAGGACGGTATCCAGCAGGCCACGGACCACCTCATTGATCTCGGCCATCGCACTATCGGCCTGATCCTTCCGCCTGAAGAGATGGCCTACACGGCTCAACGCCATCACGGCTATCAGCGCGCTGCAAGCGGCCGGCATTGCTTACGAGGCGCGTTATGTGCGCTACGCCGACCTGCAGCCTGCGGGTGGGTACGTCGCAGGCATCGATCTGCTGAACTGCTACCCCGAAATGACTGCCATCGTCGCCTGCAGCGACCTGATGGCGATCGGCTCGATGCAGGCCATCCAGGCGTTAGGCAAGCGTGTCGGCGACGATATTGCCGTCACCGGGTTCGACGACATTCCAGTCGCGCAGTATGCCAACCCGCCGCTCACAACCATCCACCAGCCGATTTATGA
- a CDS encoding carbohydrate ABC transporter substrate-binding protein yields the protein MNSKKLSLVLTILVTLISIGIGVVAQDAPVNFISTQFNIVEEAEKARTVLADAGVDVAFVTSEEGPMLDLLKAEGEAGAGANDVVGALHGSFPTLAGAELMFDLTDLLATIEESGDVNDAYAELGRMGTEDFQYYIPWMQATYTMAAHVDALEYLPEGADLNALTWDDVVAWAIALEDAKGAPQLGLPAGGLINRFMQGAAYPSFTGGMVTTYNTPEAVAMLEFFHNELWPHVNPQSISYAFMNEPLLSGEVMLAWDHVARLKPAFDAEPDNFVAFPSPAGPAGRGFMPVIVGLGIPYTAPNPEGAEALIQYMLSPETQGAILRDLGFYPVVGGVDTSALPAGVAKQFEAVQTQATSEDAIVALLPVGLGARGGELNVFYVDLFNRVIVGGEDPQTVLDELAPGLQTLMDETGAACWSPDPASEGPCQLLTGDM from the coding sequence ATGAATTCCAAAAAACTCTCTCTTGTCCTGACGATCCTCGTCACCTTGATTAGCATCGGCATCGGAGTAGTCGCTCAAGACGCCCCGGTGAACTTCATATCTACGCAGTTCAATATTGTTGAAGAGGCAGAAAAAGCCCGCACGGTGCTGGCTGACGCCGGCGTTGACGTTGCTTTCGTTACGTCCGAAGAAGGCCCGATGCTCGACCTGCTCAAGGCCGAGGGCGAGGCCGGCGCGGGCGCCAATGATGTCGTCGGCGCTCTGCATGGGTCGTTCCCAACGCTCGCCGGTGCCGAGCTGATGTTTGACCTCACCGATTTGCTTGCCACCATCGAAGAGTCAGGTGACGTGAACGATGCCTACGCCGAACTGGGCCGGATGGGTACCGAAGACTTCCAGTACTACATCCCCTGGATGCAGGCCACTTATACGATGGCAGCCCATGTAGACGCCCTTGAGTACCTGCCGGAAGGCGCCGACCTCAACGCGCTGACCTGGGACGACGTGGTGGCATGGGCTATCGCGCTTGAGGACGCCAAGGGCGCACCCCAACTGGGTCTGCCGGCCGGCGGCCTTATCAACCGCTTCATGCAGGGCGCGGCCTATCCGTCGTTCACCGGCGGTATGGTCACCACCTACAACACCCCGGAAGCCGTAGCAATGCTTGAGTTCTTCCACAATGAGTTGTGGCCGCATGTGAATCCGCAGTCAATCAGCTACGCGTTCATGAATGAGCCGCTGCTCTCGGGCGAAGTCATGCTGGCGTGGGATCATGTTGCTCGCCTTAAACCAGCCTTCGATGCCGAGCCCGACAACTTCGTCGCGTTCCCGTCGCCGGCAGGCCCGGCCGGTCGCGGCTTCATGCCCGTGATCGTCGGTCTTGGCATCCCCTATACCGCTCCCAATCCGGAAGGCGCCGAGGCGTTGATCCAGTACATGCTCTCGCCTGAGACTCAGGGTGCGATCCTCCGTGACCTCGGCTTCTATCCGGTCGTCGGTGGCGTCGATACAAGCGCACTACCGGCCGGCGTCGCCAAGCAGTTCGAAGCCGTGCAAACGCAGGCAACCTCTGAAGATGCGATTGTCGCTTTGCTGCCGGTTGGCCTCGGTGCGCGCGGCGGCGAACTCAATGTCTTCTATGTTGACCTGTTCAACCGCGTGATTGTCGGCGGCGAAGACCCGCAGACCGTCCTGGACGAACTGGCTCCTGGCCTGCAGACCCTGATGGACGAGACCGGCGCGGCGTGTTGGTCCCCTGATCCCGCCAGCGAAGGCCCCTGCCAGTTGTTGACTGGCGATATGTAG
- a CDS encoding ABC transporter permease subunit produces the protein MNKRRWTPYLLIAPSLLYLALFFAYPMVQSLQLAFTGTQQALTLRAEPDASSASVATIAMQTDAAVLERTEGEELLPNGRTRPIFWYRISVPDTAGNSVEGWVAQSNVFIENRRTSEILRIVSGEPISALTLDHVQRVFSDSRFGTALGTSLLLIVLILPIQFILAILMALILQTQIRGAGIFLYIYAIPLGISDLAAGLVWFSFFTQRGFINSFLVGSGILEQPFIFIQAGNTGWMLLAIVLAEVWRATAIVMVIVVSGLQAIPKDYLEAGEVFGAGLWQRIRHIILPLLKPSLQVALILRTILAFQTFAVVVAITGGEVITVLGNETYRWYDPAGFNSPNGAAVYALFIMLLSLGISLFYLRAVRTQEEVLKSV, from the coding sequence TTGAATAAGCGACGCTGGACTCCTTATCTACTTATTGCGCCGTCTCTGTTGTATCTGGCTTTGTTTTTCGCTTACCCGATGGTGCAGTCGCTCCAATTGGCGTTTACCGGCACGCAGCAGGCCTTGACGCTGCGCGCCGAACCCGACGCCAGTTCGGCATCGGTCGCCACGATCGCCATGCAGACCGACGCGGCGGTGCTGGAACGCACTGAAGGCGAAGAACTCCTGCCCAATGGCCGTACACGTCCGATCTTCTGGTACCGCATCTCCGTCCCGGACACAGCCGGCAATTCAGTGGAGGGTTGGGTTGCTCAAAGCAATGTTTTCATCGAAAACCGCCGGACGTCAGAGATACTTCGCATCGTCAGCGGAGAGCCGATCTCTGCGCTGACCCTCGATCACGTTCAGCGCGTATTCAGCGACTCGCGTTTTGGCACCGCGCTGGGGACCAGCTTGCTGCTGATCGTGCTGATCCTGCCTATTCAGTTCATCCTCGCAATCCTGATGGCCTTGATCCTGCAGACCCAGATTCGCGGGGCGGGTATTTTCCTGTATATATACGCGATCCCACTGGGGATATCGGACCTCGCGGCCGGCCTGGTGTGGTTCAGTTTCTTCACGCAGCGCGGCTTCATAAACTCGTTTCTGGTCGGGTCGGGCATTCTTGAGCAGCCATTTATCTTTATCCAGGCGGGGAATACAGGTTGGATGCTGTTGGCTATCGTCCTTGCCGAGGTCTGGCGCGCGACCGCAATCGTCATGGTTATCGTCGTCTCTGGCCTGCAGGCCATCCCCAAGGATTACCTTGAGGCAGGAGAAGTCTTTGGCGCAGGGCTGTGGCAGCGTATCCGCCACATCATCCTTCCGCTCCTCAAACCCAGCCTGCAGGTCGCCCTGATCCTGCGGACGATCCTCGCATTCCAGACCTTCGCGGTAGTGGTCGCGATTACCGGCGGCGAGGTGATCACCGTCCTCGGCAATGAGACCTACCGGTGGTACGACCCTGCCGGGTTCAACAGTCCAAACGGGGCCGCCGTCTATGCCCTGTTCATCATGCTGCTTTCGCTCGGGATTTCGCTGTTCTACCTGCGCGCGGTCCGTACTCAGGAGGAGGTATTGAAATCCGTATGA
- a CDS encoding carbohydrate ABC transporter permease — translation MTSQTTVPQVFQTSLEESRRQQQKARRNARIRRGLVYTAAVTLALWVLIPIWLIGVMAFSTPQNVRAFPKDVFPSPVSTQTLEFFLNAEGVLRGVGNSLLVAFITLVLSTLIAVPGGYAIARFAFRGRDTIRLAILSVRAFPIVVLAVPMAVIFIRLGLYDRPLALALMHTALTLPTTILVISSVFMSVPYEFEEAAQVFGCTPLQAFRYVVLPLALPGIAASALLTFVLSLNEVFAAIMLTLNNRTLPAQILYSLDKSGDPFKFAGAFVMLVPALIFTFFIRRYLFNLWGSVNK, via the coding sequence ATGACCTCCCAGACGACTGTCCCTCAAGTATTCCAGACCAGCCTCGAAGAATCGCGGCGGCAGCAACAAAAGGCCCGCCGCAACGCCCGGATTCGCCGTGGCCTCGTCTACACTGCGGCCGTAACGCTGGCGCTGTGGGTGCTGATACCCATCTGGCTGATCGGCGTAATGGCTTTCAGCACTCCGCAGAACGTGCGCGCCTTTCCCAAGGACGTCTTCCCGTCTCCTGTATCAACCCAGACACTCGAATTCTTCCTCAACGCCGAAGGCGTTTTGCGCGGCGTCGGCAACAGCCTGCTTGTGGCATTTATAACGCTGGTGCTCTCTACACTGATCGCGGTACCGGGCGGTTATGCGATTGCGCGCTTCGCATTCCGGGGACGCGACACGATCCGCCTGGCAATCCTCTCGGTGCGGGCCTTCCCAATCGTCGTGCTGGCTGTGCCGATGGCGGTGATCTTCATCCGTCTCGGCCTGTACGACCGGCCGTTGGCGCTGGCGTTGATGCACACGGCGCTTACCTTACCGACCACGATCCTCGTCATATCAAGCGTGTTTATGAGCGTGCCATACGAGTTTGAGGAAGCCGCGCAAGTCTTTGGCTGCACACCTCTCCAGGCCTTCAGGTATGTCGTACTGCCGCTTGCGCTTCCCGGCATCGCGGCATCAGCCTTGTTGACCTTTGTGCTGTCACTCAACGAGGTATTTGCCGCGATCATGCTCACCCTCAACAACCGGACGCTGCCCGCGCAGATACTGTACTCGCTCGACAAGTCAGGTGATCCGTTCAAGTTCGCGGGCGCGTTCGTCATGCTTGTGCCGGCGCTGATCTTCACATTCTTCATACGGCGCTACCTGTTCAATCTCTGGGGCAGCGTGAACAAGTAG
- a CDS encoding glycoside hydrolase family 125 protein yields the protein MNAGEFSHQKPLDFGAGGITGSVDADGRIIALNCYDPVHGYITLTSADPFPDADRYDVQKVRAYRAALPKLAGFGLTGTDPITDRMVKWVVDTEPRVTLVYASGDVVPIATAPIEHGAAQFFLPTAGPMRFQGRLSLQRCAYTQLTEGGILPMPPLEMHVVARDGILTIHNRGLNRTAAILGISPDESLDVVVGQPIELDLALQKFMAVILYRFGDRPEDVRADIEALRPLIGQMMLRPPSPLGSLPADRVCRRGLIYGYQMCVPVGAGICILTDHMLLPLSWNRDAYFVAMALLHGHKGGAELVRRHLIWMFEIAERIAGDWGRCYLANGKVKDRAYQLDQQLYPVLELCDYTSRTGDRALIDHLRLHVKAVFEGLKRHKSPDHWLFATDETPGDDPVAQPYHLSSHILLWHTLSEWASITGDQTAAEWARHIRPDIDTYFMANDADGKPMYAYTCDARGGTHLYHDANDLPTALGPAWGFCSADTLEWRNTVDFAFSAANEACFNGRLGSVHTRAPWALGDLQDVVIARALHDSERESSAWERLRQGAAIDGALPEAYDGETGAVISRTWFAWPNATAACIQLGVWG from the coding sequence ATGAACGCGGGAGAGTTTTCGCATCAGAAGCCGCTGGACTTTGGCGCCGGCGGCATTACCGGCAGTGTAGACGCTGACGGGAGGATCATCGCGCTTAACTGTTACGATCCGGTTCATGGCTACATCACGCTGACCAGCGCCGACCCGTTTCCAGATGCCGACCGTTACGACGTGCAAAAAGTGCGAGCGTATCGGGCGGCGCTGCCTAAACTGGCGGGATTTGGCCTCACTGGCACCGACCCGATCACGGATCGCATGGTCAAGTGGGTGGTCGATACCGAACCCCGTGTGACTCTGGTTTACGCCTCGGGCGATGTGGTCCCTATTGCCACCGCACCGATCGAACACGGCGCGGCGCAGTTCTTCCTGCCCACCGCCGGGCCGATGCGTTTCCAAGGCCGTCTGAGTCTCCAGCGCTGCGCCTATACACAGCTCACCGAGGGGGGCATTCTACCGATGCCGCCGCTCGAAATGCACGTCGTCGCCAGAGACGGTATTCTGACGATTCACAATCGCGGTCTGAATCGCACCGCAGCCATTCTCGGCATCTCCCCGGATGAATCACTCGACGTTGTCGTCGGTCAGCCGATCGAGCTGGACCTGGCACTGCAAAAGTTCATGGCCGTGATCCTCTACCGGTTCGGGGATCGGCCGGAAGATGTGCGAGCGGACATCGAGGCCCTCAGGCCGCTCATCGGTCAGATGATGCTGCGTCCGCCCTCCCCGTTAGGCAGCCTGCCAGCGGATAGGGTATGCCGGCGCGGGCTGATTTACGGCTATCAGATGTGTGTGCCGGTCGGGGCGGGCATTTGTATCCTGACCGACCACATGCTGCTGCCGCTGTCATGGAACCGAGATGCCTATTTCGTAGCAATGGCCCTCCTGCATGGGCACAAGGGCGGCGCGGAACTCGTCCGGCGGCATCTGATCTGGATGTTTGAGATCGCGGAACGCATCGCCGGGGACTGGGGGCGCTGTTACCTCGCAAACGGCAAGGTCAAGGATCGGGCGTACCAGCTCGACCAGCAGCTTTACCCCGTGCTGGAGCTTTGCGATTACACGTCCAGGACGGGGGACAGGGCGCTTATAGACCATTTGCGGCTGCACGTTAAAGCCGTATTCGAGGGATTGAAGAGACACAAGAGTCCGGATCACTGGTTATTTGCGACCGACGAAACTCCAGGCGATGATCCCGTCGCACAACCATATCACCTTTCCAGCCATATCCTGCTCTGGCACACGCTGTCGGAATGGGCATCCATTACCGGCGATCAAACGGCGGCGGAGTGGGCGCGGCATATTCGTCCCGATATCGATACGTACTTCATGGCAAACGACGCCGACGGAAAACCGATGTACGCCTACACCTGCGACGCGCGCGGCGGAACCCACCTGTATCATGACGCAAACGATCTGCCTACCGCGCTGGGGCCGGCATGGGGCTTCTGTTCGGCGGATACACTGGAGTGGCGCAACACGGTCGACTTCGCTTTTTCGGCCGCCAACGAAGCGTGCTTCAACGGTCGGCTCGGCTCGGTGCATACGCGCGCGCCGTGGGCGCTGGGGGATTTGCAGGACGTCGTCATCGCCCGCGCACTGCACGACAGCGAACGCGAGTCGAGTGCGTGGGAACGCCTGCGGCAGGGTGCGGCTATCGACGGTGCGCTGCCGGAGGCTTATGATGGAGAGACTGGCGCTGTCATCTCGCGGACATGGTTTGCGTGGCCGAACGCGACGGCGGCGTGTATTCAATTGGGCGTCTGGGGCTAG
- a CDS encoding anhydro-N-acetylmuramic acid kinase — protein sequence MLIVGLMSGTSADAIDAALVEITGAPPKLIAQTVKAITYPYPDGFQKRVLDACLPDRSTVDTLCQLNFDMGELFAKAALQVIADAGLTPEQIDLIGSHGQTVWHMVQPSGSVSATLQITEASIIAERTGVTTISNFRPRDVAAGGQGAPLTGYVDWLLLRHPTVWRAIQNIGGMGNVTFLPPLSDTRSQPTAFDTGPGNALIDAAMAEITHGAMAFDKDGEYALQGRIDEEWLQNLAAHPYYSIKPPKTTGRELFGATMAADLLAEGRARGMDDKSIVATITSLTSASIADAYQRYGPAQPKEVILGGGGAHNPALIGLLQNLLPGAKVMTHEDIGFDSDNKEALVFALLAHETWHGRPGNLPTLTGAKYPVVLGQITPGNNYAALIRRTWC from the coding sequence ATGCTAATCGTAGGTTTAATGTCAGGCACCTCGGCGGATGCGATAGACGCGGCGCTGGTCGAGATCACCGGCGCGCCGCCCAAGCTGATCGCGCAGACGGTCAAGGCGATCACCTATCCTTACCCTGACGGTTTCCAGAAACGTGTTCTGGACGCCTGTCTGCCGGACAGGAGTACCGTCGATACGCTCTGCCAGCTGAACTTCGACATGGGCGAATTGTTCGCGAAAGCCGCCTTACAGGTGATCGCTGACGCTGGGCTGACCCCGGAGCAGATCGACCTGATCGGATCGCACGGGCAAACCGTGTGGCACATGGTTCAGCCGTCCGGATCGGTCAGCGCGACGCTGCAAATCACTGAGGCGTCAATCATCGCCGAACGGACGGGCGTGACGACTATCAGCAATTTTCGGCCACGCGACGTGGCGGCGGGAGGCCAGGGTGCGCCGCTGACCGGCTATGTGGACTGGCTGCTGCTGCGCCACCCGACCGTCTGGCGGGCTATACAAAACATCGGCGGTATGGGAAACGTGACGTTCCTGCCGCCGTTATCCGATACCAGAAGCCAGCCCACCGCCTTCGATACTGGCCCCGGTAACGCGCTGATCGATGCCGCCATGGCGGAGATCACCCATGGCGCAATGGCCTTTGACAAAGACGGGGAGTATGCCCTTCAGGGCCGCATCGACGAAGAATGGCTGCAAAACCTCGCCGCGCATCCCTACTATTCGATCAAGCCGCCCAAGACGACCGGACGCGAACTGTTCGGCGCGACGATGGCCGCAGATCTGCTGGCCGAAGGCCGCGCGCGCGGCATGGACGACAAGAGCATCGTCGCCACCATCACCAGCCTGACTTCCGCCAGCATCGCCGACGCTTATCAGCGCTATGGCCCCGCTCAACCCAAAGAAGTCATCCTCGGCGGGGGCGGCGCGCACAATCCGGCGCTGATCGGCCTGCTTCAGAACCTGCTGCCCGGTGCAAAGGTGATGACCCACGAAGACATCGGCTTCGACAGCGACAACAAGGAGGCGCTGGTCTTTGCGCTGCTGGCCCACGAAACCTGGCACGGACGTCCCGGCAACCTGCCGACGCTGACCGGCGCAAAATACCCGGTCGTCCTCGGCCAGATTACGCCGGGGAACAACTATGCGGCGCTGATCCGCAGGACATGGTGCTGA
- a CDS encoding GNAT family N-acetyltransferase: MRSISVRPLIQDDIAPMAAWMVQYPLWARYGLTESRARDIMERGLAGGDVLLTADTDESAACGFAYVLPRGAFALSPYLRWLAVRQDMTGTGVGLALLQAAEQESIHTRAELSCWRPTLTPALSVFTSATVILALARYPTM; the protein is encoded by the coding sequence ATGAGATCGATCTCTGTTCGCCCGCTGATCCAGGACGACATCGCGCCGATGGCCGCGTGGATGGTTCAGTATCCGCTGTGGGCACGCTATGGTCTGACGGAAAGCCGCGCCCGGGACATCATGGAGCGGGGGCTGGCTGGCGGCGATGTCCTGCTGACTGCGGACACTGACGAGTCTGCTGCCTGTGGCTTCGCGTATGTGCTGCCGCGCGGTGCGTTTGCGCTCAGCCCATACCTGCGCTGGCTGGCCGTGCGCCAGGACATGACCGGCACAGGCGTCGGGCTGGCGCTGCTCCAGGCAGCCGAACAGGAGTCGATCCACACGCGTGCAGAGCTTTCCTGTTGGCGGCCGACTTTAACACCGGCGCTCAGCGTTTTTACGAGCGCCACGGTTATTCTCGCGTTGGCGAGATACCCGACTATGTAG
- a CDS encoding ABC transporter substrate-binding protein — MQKSFRLILFLLIVSLISGAVVAQDTSNVLVMARSADTTGLDPHTQTAFASFRLLELVYEPLVQLDADLSVIPGLAESWTFGEDGLSITFALRQGVTFHNGAEFTSADVAASFARILDEATAAAARANYLSIASIDTPDDYTAVFNLSAPDTPLLAALATVNAAIVDTADIESGDVATVANGTGPFWVADWTPDVSTTLSTNAQWWGGVPAIDGIEIRIIPDEASILASLRAGEIDFALLNDPLIATLLIDDPTVILNRVPAIAYHVLQLRAAVPPLDNLMVRQAISCAIDRQEVLDTASLGEGEVTGPLTMAAFKLPTSDLFCYEKDLAKAQQLMADSGVEPFTLKVIAANAEPPTALSEAQSIQAQLAEIGITVEIESMELGVYVDRWLAGDFEAAIALNGGRPDPYTMYARYWPSTGNLNNVAGYIDPVLDDLFARGRTETDPEARYAIFSEFQTYVTEQAPWVWLYVGYEYTAQQPYVTGFVPYPTDSLIWLSQVSLDR, encoded by the coding sequence ATGCAAAAATCGTTTCGGCTGATCCTCTTTTTGCTCATTGTCAGTTTGATTTCGGGTGCCGTGGTTGCTCAGGACACGAGCAACGTCCTCGTAATGGCACGTTCCGCCGACACCACCGGCCTTGATCCGCACACCCAGACCGCGTTCGCCTCGTTCCGCCTGCTGGAACTGGTCTACGAACCGCTGGTCCAGCTTGACGCCGATCTCAGCGTCATCCCGGGACTCGCTGAGAGCTGGACGTTCGGTGAGGATGGCCTGAGCATCACCTTCGCGCTGCGCCAGGGCGTCACCTTCCACAACGGCGCGGAATTCACGTCTGCGGATGTCGCGGCGTCCTTCGCCAGAATCCTGGACGAAGCGACCGCTGCCGCCGCGCGTGCCAACTACCTGAGCATTGCGTCGATCGACACCCCGGATGATTACACCGCCGTGTTCAACCTCTCGGCGCCGGACACCCCGCTGCTGGCAGCGCTGGCAACGGTCAACGCCGCGATTGTCGACACTGCCGACATCGAGAGCGGTGATGTTGCGACCGTCGCCAACGGCACCGGCCCGTTCTGGGTCGCGGACTGGACGCCCGACGTCTCGACTACCCTTTCGACCAACGCGCAGTGGTGGGGCGGCGTGCCGGCCATTGACGGCATCGAAATCCGCATCATCCCCGACGAAGCCTCGATCCTCGCTTCGCTCCGCGCGGGCGAAATCGACTTCGCACTGCTCAACGATCCGCTGATCGCGACGCTGCTGATCGACGATCCGACGGTCATCCTGAACCGCGTTCCGGCGATTGCCTACCATGTGCTGCAGCTCCGCGCGGCTGTCCCGCCGCTGGATAATCTGATGGTCCGTCAGGCGATCTCGTGCGCCATCGACCGTCAGGAAGTCCTCGACACGGCCTCGCTCGGTGAAGGCGAAGTGACCGGTCCGCTGACCATGGCCGCCTTCAAGCTGCCGACCAGCGACCTGTTCTGCTATGAGAAGGACCTCGCCAAGGCGCAGCAGTTGATGGCTGACTCGGGCGTTGAGCCGTTCACGCTCAAGGTAATCGCCGCCAATGCCGAGCCGCCGACCGCGCTGTCGGAAGCCCAGAGCATCCAGGCACAGTTGGCCGAAATCGGAATCACCGTCGAGATTGAATCGATGGAGCTCGGCGTGTATGTCGACCGCTGGCTGGCTGGCGACTTTGAGGCCGCGATCGCCCTCAATGGCGGACGCCCTGATCCTTACACCATGTATGCCCGCTACTGGCCGAGCACCGGCAACCTGAACAACGTTGCCGGCTATATCGACCCGGTGCTGGATGATCTGTTCGCCCGCGGACGTACCGAGACCGATCCCGAAGCGCGCTATGCGATCTTCTCTGAATTCCAGACCTATGTCACCGAGCAGGCGCCATGGGTATGGCTGTATGTCGGTTATGAATACACCGCGCAGCAGCCGTATGTCACCGGATTCGTCCCGTATCCGACCGACTCGCTGATTTGGCTGTCGCAAGTCTCACTCGACCGCTAG
- a CDS encoding ABC transporter permease, with product MLNTPKNPSVFRRILRNRSGLVGLLLVSFYLAVGLVGLLGWTPYPPNETHTPDRLKAPSETYIMGTDLLGRDMASRIVVGAVYSLRVALLSVTVATVLGTAIGTLSGYFGGVFDNIMMRLMDVFFALPAMLLALVIVSVFGPGISTTVAAISIVYTPIFARVARGPVLSVKEMEYITAARCLGVSDARIILRHVLPNTLPPLIVQVSLALSWSLLTEAGLSFLGLGVQPPAPSWGVMLSESRGIAEIAPHLMVFPALAIMLGVLGFNLLGDGLRDVLDPRQRGRTN from the coding sequence ATGCTCAACACGCCTAAGAACCCTTCAGTGTTCCGCCGCATCCTCAGGAACCGGAGCGGGCTGGTCGGCCTGCTGCTGGTGAGTTTTTACCTGGCCGTCGGGCTGGTTGGCCTGCTGGGATGGACTCCCTATCCGCCCAATGAGACACATACCCCCGACCGGCTGAAAGCCCCCAGTGAAACCTACATCATGGGCACCGACCTGCTGGGACGCGATATGGCCAGCCGGATCGTGGTCGGTGCCGTGTATTCGCTGCGCGTGGCGCTGCTCTCGGTGACGGTCGCGACCGTCCTCGGCACGGCCATCGGCACGCTGTCCGGCTATTTCGGCGGAGTGTTCGACAACATCATGATGCGCCTGATGGACGTGTTTTTCGCCCTGCCGGCGATGCTGCTGGCACTGGTGATCGTGAGCGTGTTCGGGCCGGGAATCAGCACGACTGTGGCCGCAATCTCGATCGTGTATACGCCGATCTTCGCGCGGGTCGCCCGTGGCCCGGTGCTGTCGGTCAAAGAGATGGAATATATCACGGCGGCACGCTGCCTGGGGGTATCCGACGCGCGGATCATCCTGCGCCACGTCCTGCCGAATACGCTGCCGCCGCTGATCGTCCAGGTCAGCCTCGCGCTGTCATGGTCGCTGCTGACAGAAGCAGGCCTGAGCTTCCTCGGGCTGGGCGTGCAGCCACCGGCGCCCTCGTGGGGCGTCATGCTGAGCGAGAGCCGTGGGATTGCCGAGATCGCGCCGCACCTGATGGTGTTCCCGGCGCTGGCGATCATGCTGGGCGTGCTCGGCTTCAACCTGCTGGGCGACGGCCTGCGCGATGTGCTCGACCCACGCCAGCGTGGACGGACGAATTAA